The Maylandia zebra isolate NMK-2024a linkage group LG7, Mzebra_GT3a, whole genome shotgun sequence genome contains a region encoding:
- the dapk2b gene encoding death-associated protein kinase 2 isoform X1, translated as MRTPGMAVFKQENVEDFYEIGETLGSGQFAIVKRCIEKSTGNKYAAKFIKKRLSGASRRGVKREEIAREVDILQQLQHPNIVALHDVYENRTDVVLILELVSGGELFDFLAQKESLSEEEATQFIKQVLHGVQFLHSKKIAHFDLKPENIMLLDRDATLPRIKIIDFGLAHKIQDGTDFKNIFGTPEFVAPEIVNYEQLGLEADMWSIGVITYILLSGASPFLGDTKQETLANISAVNYEFDEEFFSSTSELAKNFIRGLLEKETRKRMTIEDALNHPWIKPLNPRQALVKRLSVVNLENFKRQYARRRWKLSFRIVALCNHLTRIMKNHKNEKLPEEDGRNCESDQEEETMKRRPRTRKRSSTS; from the exons TGGGCAGTTTGCGATTGTCAAGCGATGCATAGAGAAGAGCACAGGCAATAAGTACGCGGCCAAGTTCATCAAGAAGCGCCTGAGCGGGGCCAGCAGACGGGGTGTGAAAAGAGAGGAGATTGCGAGGGAAGTGGACATCCTGCAGCAGCTCCAGCATCCCAACATTGTAGCGCTCCACGATGTTTACGAGAACCGGACAGATGTTGTGCTTATCCTCGAACT GGTCTCTGGAGGAGAGCTGTTTGACTTCTTAGCTCAAAAGGAGAGCCTCAGTGAGGAGGAGGCCACTCAGTTTATCAAGCAGGTCCTACATGGAGTGCAGTTCCTCCACTCCAAGAAGATTGCACATTTTGATCTAAAG CCTGAAAACATAATGCTGCTGGACAGGGATGCCACCTTACCCCGCATCAAAATAATAGACTTTGGACTAGCACACAAAATACAAGATGGGACGgatttcaaaaacatttttggcaCCCCTGAATTTGTTG CTCCAGAGATAGTCAACTATGAGCAACTGGGCTTGGAAGCAGACATGTG GAGCATCGGCGTCATCACATATATACT TTTGAGCGGCGCGTCACCTTTCCTCGGTGACACAAAGCAGGAAACGTTAGCAAACATCTCAGCGGTGAACTACGAATTTGATGAAGAGTTCTTCAGCAGTACCAGTGAGCTGGCCAAGAACTTTATCAGAGGGCTCCTGGAAAAGGAAACGAg AAAACGGATGACAATAGAAGATGCACTGAATCATCCTTGGATTAAG cCTCTGAACCCCAGACAGGCCTTGGTGAAGAGACTATCAGTGGTCAActtggagaacttcaagagacAGTATGCTCGACGCAGGTGGAAG CTGTCATTCAGAATTGTGGCTCTGTGCAACCACCTAACACGAATCATGAAGAACCATAAGAATGAGAAGCTGCCTGAGGAGGACGGG AGGAATTGTGAAAGCgaccaagaagaagaaactaTGAAGAGGAGACCAAGGACCAGAAAGAGAAGCAGCACTTCCTGA
- the dapk2b gene encoding death-associated protein kinase 2 isoform X2, with translation MRTPGMAVFKQENVEDFYEIGETLGSGQFAIVKRCIEKSTGNKYAAKFIKKRLSGASRRGVKREEIAREVDILQQLQHPNIVALHDVYENRTDVVLILELVSGGELFDFLAQKESLSEEEATQFIKQVLHGVQFLHSKKIAHFDLKPENIMLLDRDATLPRIKIIDFGLAHKIQDGTDFKNIFGTPEFVAPEIVNYEQLGLEADMWSIGVITYILLSGASPFLGDTKQETLANISAVNYEFDEEFFSSTSELAKNFIRGLLEKETRKRMTIEDALNHPWIKSCGHMEEDSAASEKKAKQLKTKLLKEYTIQSHSSMSQNNTYANFERFAHVLEDIGLMETGLSEVAEAYRTLQGDIEALLSIHNDKEAWYKEERDTAKKQLSQACHEFRKVEATRKLVQEDMKAVDVCLESISKRYNHRQGQLDALRQELNSELQWLQDLMGSLHPEGTSGSIHNRSLSTHVKKAMEDLLHLTCEGEVCSEAEQPLTESG, from the exons TGGGCAGTTTGCGATTGTCAAGCGATGCATAGAGAAGAGCACAGGCAATAAGTACGCGGCCAAGTTCATCAAGAAGCGCCTGAGCGGGGCCAGCAGACGGGGTGTGAAAAGAGAGGAGATTGCGAGGGAAGTGGACATCCTGCAGCAGCTCCAGCATCCCAACATTGTAGCGCTCCACGATGTTTACGAGAACCGGACAGATGTTGTGCTTATCCTCGAACT GGTCTCTGGAGGAGAGCTGTTTGACTTCTTAGCTCAAAAGGAGAGCCTCAGTGAGGAGGAGGCCACTCAGTTTATCAAGCAGGTCCTACATGGAGTGCAGTTCCTCCACTCCAAGAAGATTGCACATTTTGATCTAAAG CCTGAAAACATAATGCTGCTGGACAGGGATGCCACCTTACCCCGCATCAAAATAATAGACTTTGGACTAGCACACAAAATACAAGATGGGACGgatttcaaaaacatttttggcaCCCCTGAATTTGTTG CTCCAGAGATAGTCAACTATGAGCAACTGGGCTTGGAAGCAGACATGTG GAGCATCGGCGTCATCACATATATACT TTTGAGCGGCGCGTCACCTTTCCTCGGTGACACAAAGCAGGAAACGTTAGCAAACATCTCAGCGGTGAACTACGAATTTGATGAAGAGTTCTTCAGCAGTACCAGTGAGCTGGCCAAGAACTTTATCAGAGGGCTCCTGGAAAAGGAAACGAg AAAACGGATGACAATAGAAGATGCACTGAATCATCCTTGGATTAAG TCCTGCGGCCACATGGAGGAGGACAGCGCTGCCTCTGAGAAGAAAGCAAAGCAGTTGAAGACAAAACTACTTAAAGAGTACACTATCCAGTCGCACTCCAGCATGTCCCAAAACAACACATATGCCAACTTTGAGCGTTTTGCCCATGTATTGGAAGACATCGGATTAATGGAGACGGGATTGTCCGAGGTGGCGGAAGCTTACCGCACCCTGCAGGGTGACATAGAAGCACTGCTCTCCATTCACAATGACAAGGAAGCTTGGTACAAGGAGGAGCGGGACACCGCAAAGAAACAGCTCTCGCAAGCCTGCCACGAGTTTCGCAAAGTGGAGGCCACCAGGAAGCTGGTGCAAGAAGACATGAAGGCAGTAGATGTTTGTCTGGAGAGCATCAGCAAGAGGTACAACCACAGGCAGGGCCAACTGGATGCTCTGAGGCAGGAGCTGAACTCTGAGCTCCAGTGGCTCCAGGATCTGATGGGCTCTTTGCATCCTGAGGGAACCAGTGGTAGCATCCATAACAGAAGTCTGAGCACACATGTAAAGAAAGCAATGGAGGACCTGCTGCATCTGACTTGTGAAGGAGAAGTCTGCTCTGAGGCTGAACAGCCCCTCACTGAGTCTGGCTGA